The Kordia sp. SMS9 DNA window TCTTTTAAAATTCTAGAACTCAAAGTCCATGAGCTGCTTTTCCAGTTCAGTTTTCTTGTTCTCTAATGTCTCCTGCAAAAGCGTTGCAATGAGGGTAATTAAATTTGTATTCGTGGTCTTAAATTCCATACCGCTAGAATCCTTAAGGTGGAATGAGCAACTTTCCGAGCTGTTGTAATTAAAGCGTGTTAAGCTCGATAGTGTTTCAACCAATCGCTCTCTTTTGGCGCTGATGCCTTTGAGCTTTTCTAATTGCTGGATGCGTTCCAAAAGATTGACAGGTTGTTTAGCGGGCGTCGGATTTTTAGGGTTTTCTACAATTGGTTTTGTAGCCTCCTGTGCTAGTTTTTTTGTAACCGTACGCTTTGCTGTTGTTGTTTCTTTTTTCGCGCTTCCATTTTGTTTTACTGTTGTTGCTGTTGCCATTTCTTTAAAGTTTAAATTATTAAATTGTTTTCAGGCTTTGGCGGATATTGTGGCAATCGCCAAAACATGGCATTGATTGCGGCGACGGCTGGATAAGGCAAGGCATTGCGGTTATTTTTTTAGAAGAAAAAAATGTACCAATCCCGATAGGGTTTAGCCTTGCAAGCGCGCAAATGCGAACGCTAAATTTGCCAACCGGTTTGCCGATTTGACCACAATAGGCAAGGCTTGAATTTTAAATGGATTGAATTTTGATTATGGCTACGCAGTCACTAGACATACTGAAAGCTGGCGAAGGAAGGTTATAACAATATCATTAAAGTCCAAAATCACACAGTGAAAGCTATTTTTTCAAGCCACTTTAACTTAGTGTCTAAACGGTGACCTCGCCCATATTTGGGCCCATTTTTCTTGTGTCCCATAAGGTCATCAATGATTTCTTCTGGAGCTTCTATATCGCGCAATCTGTCTTTAAAAGTATGGCGCAGCGAGTAGACTTTATGCTGTGGTGTAGGCCGGAGATTGTTGTTCTTTAAATAATTATTAGCCATATTAGAAAATGTATCTGGATTACCAACATGATTAAATCCATCAGGACATTGTGTAAAAGCATAAAGCGAACTACCAACTAATGGAATTTTACGCTCCGATGAACTGGTTTTTAGTGCATATCCTTCTCTTGGTCTGATCCATATAAATGGAACTTCATCATTGAGTTTTATGTCCTCTGACTTTAGTCCGAAAATTTCACTTATTCTCGCGCCCGTGTCGGCAAGAGCCATAATGACCATTCTATCTCGATCATTTAATCCGTCTAGTTTTCGTAACAGCGTATTTTGTACAAAGGAAACCTCAAATGGAGGTCTTGATTTAACTTTATATTGAAATCTAGTCCTTAGAAATAATGGCTCAAAGTCGATATCAATTTCATTATCATTAGAAACGGTTTGCAAAATATCTTTAACATATCTTAATTGTTTGTTTGCACTATCCGCACTTAAACCATTTTTAATCCGCTTATTCCACCATCC harbors:
- a CDS encoding DUF6538 domain-containing protein; this encodes MSTDYIYKRGEKFIYRRRVPKYVSNLDHRKEIKLALKTDNYQEAVVRANIYNEQIETFWRALLQSGKSKGSNEKYKTAVQLARAYGFTYKTADQIASSTLNEIVDRLSIDINSQQKADALLGGVQESHLKLSDCTELYWELVHDRLSDKTAFKVTKWKNPRKAAIENFIAVVGNKHLHEIDRKDILDFRGWWNKRIKNGLSADSANKQLRYVKDILQTVSNDNEIDIDFEPLFLRTRFQYKVKSRPPFEVSFVQNTLLRKLDGLNDRDRMVIMALADTGARISEIFGLKSEDIKLNDEVPFIWIRPREGYALKTSSSERKIPLVGSSLYAFTQCPDGFNHVGNPDTFSNMANNYLKNNNLRPTPQHKVYSLRHTFKDRLRDIEAPEEIIDDLMGHKKNGPKYGRGHRLDTKLKWLEKIAFTV